The following proteins come from a genomic window of Rutidosis leptorrhynchoides isolate AG116_Rl617_1_P2 chromosome 10, CSIRO_AGI_Rlap_v1, whole genome shotgun sequence:
- the LOC139870502 gene encoding uncharacterized protein, producing the protein MALEDLLLSESESDNSVTDSDSAESDSDEDLIQEGYNTLNLLDSLDAMDKEDEARNSSTIIRRHRLQRDRIDTGTRLYNDYFSDNPTFPGDYFRNRYRMSKSLFIRIGHAILSYDSQPRPDYFKYFDQRYDATGQLGFNIFQKCTSAIRQLAYGIAPDALDEKPSEEDVRRLHAKYLEMHGFPAGSNNDINVLNELDLLEDLLDGQALEVRYTIDGHKFTKRYYLVDDIYSEWATLVKLFKCPFEPKNVKFKRFQEAARKDVERAFGVLQGRWAILKHPARLFSINKIRRIIYTCVILHNMITEDNERNICDLEEDYLRERENMPRRTWTERVELQDRVDREMRDKRAHHVLRNNLIEHIWTLPDDYIVRNN; encoded by the exons atggctTTGGAAGATTTATTACTTTCTGAGAGCGAAAGCGATAATAGCGTGACGGATAGTGATAGCGCAGAGTCCGATTCCGATGAAGATTTAATTCAAGAAGGTTACAACACGCTTAACTTACTCGATTCGCTTGATGCAATGGACAAAGAAGATGAGGCTCGAAATTCTAGTACAATTATTAGAAGACACCGTTTACAAAGAGATCGTATTGATACCGGTACTCGTTTGTACAACGACTATTTCTCGGATAATCCAACATTTCCTGGTGATTATTTTCGAAATCGATACCGAATGAGTAAGTCATTGTTTATTCGTATTGGTCATGCTATTCTATCGTATGATTCTCAACCGAGACCCGATTATTTTAAATATTTTGATCAACGTTACGATGCAACCGGTCAACTCGGTTTCAATATTTTTCAAAAGTGTACATCGGCCATACGTCAATTAGCGTATGGCATTGCGCCTGATGCACTCGATGA GAAACCATCTGAAGAAGATGTTCGTCGATTGCATGCCAAATATTTGGAGATGCACGGTTTTCCGG CGGGTTCGAACAATGATATTAATGTTCTTAATGAATTGGATTTGTTAGAAGATTTATTGGATGGTCAAGCTCTGGAGGTCCGTTACACTATCGACGGGCACAAATTTACAAAAAGGTATTACTTGGTAGATGACATATACTCAGAATGGGCAACACTTGTCAAGTTGTTTAAATGTCCATTTGAGCCAAAAAATGTAAAGTTTAAACGTTTTCAAGAAGCCGCGAGAAAAGACGTGGAACGAGCTTTCGGTGTTCTTCAAGGTCGTTGGGCAATACTAAAACACCCAGCAAGACTTTTTAGTATCAATAAAATACGTCGAATCATTTACACTTGTGTTATACTTCATAACATGATCACCGAAGACAACGAGCGCAACATATGCGACCTCGAAGAGGATTATCTTCGCGAACGAGAAAACATGCCGCGACGTACTTGGACGGAGAGAGTTGAGCTCCAAGATCGGGTGGATCGAGAGATGCGAGATAAAAGAGCGCATCATGTCCTTCGCAACAATTTGATCGAACACATTTGGACACTCCCGGATGATTATATTGTTCGTAACAATTAG